One Actinomycetes bacterium genomic region harbors:
- the nuoK gene encoding NADH-quinone oxidoreductase subunit NuoK — MSPTYYLVVSALLFTLGGTGVLVRRNAIVVFMSVELMLNASNLAFVTFARMNGNLHGQVMAFFVMVVAAAEVVIGLAIIVSIFRTRRSASIDDASLLKY, encoded by the coding sequence ATGAGCCCGACGTACTACCTGGTGGTCTCCGCGCTGCTGTTCACGCTCGGCGGCACCGGGGTGCTCGTCCGCCGCAACGCGATCGTGGTGTTCATGAGCGTGGAGCTGATGCTCAACGCGAGCAACCTGGCGTTCGTCACTTTCGCGCGCATGAACGGCAACCTGCACGGCCAGGTCATGGCCTTCTTCGTGATGGTGGTCGCGGCCGCCGAGGTCGTGATCGGGCTGGCCATCATCGTGTCCATCTTCCGGACCCGGCGGTCGGCTTCGATCGACGACGCAAGCCTGTTGAAGTACTGA
- a CDS encoding NADH-quinone oxidoreductase subunit J has product MSSAVLAVSGGEAVGFWTFGPLAVLGAVMMLLSRKAVHSALWLAMTMISLAFLYILQGAVFLGVVQVVVYTGAVMMLFLFVLMLVGVDASDSLVETLRGQRVAAVVVGLSVGILLIAGIGRAVVEPVEGVDVANAAQGGNVQGIAELIFTRYLWAFEVTSALLITAALGAMMLAHRERVVRRLTQRQLAIQRFHGEQRTPLPVPGVYARHNSVDTPALLPDGTPAESSIPVPLGQRGVRQQTPTELKTGHDELEGGDA; this is encoded by the coding sequence GTGAGCAGCGCGGTGCTGGCGGTGTCCGGCGGCGAGGCGGTCGGCTTTTGGACCTTCGGCCCGCTGGCCGTGCTCGGCGCCGTCATGATGCTGCTCAGCCGCAAGGCCGTGCACAGCGCGCTGTGGCTGGCCATGACCATGATCAGCCTGGCCTTCCTCTACATCCTGCAGGGCGCGGTGTTCCTGGGCGTCGTCCAGGTGGTCGTCTACACCGGCGCCGTCATGATGCTGTTCCTGTTCGTGCTCATGCTGGTCGGCGTGGACGCGTCCGACTCCCTCGTCGAGACGCTGCGCGGTCAGCGGGTCGCGGCCGTCGTCGTGGGCCTGAGCGTCGGCATCCTGCTCATCGCCGGCATCGGCCGCGCTGTGGTCGAGCCGGTCGAAGGCGTCGACGTCGCGAACGCGGCCCAGGGCGGCAATGTCCAGGGCATCGCCGAGCTGATCTTCACCCGCTACCTGTGGGCGTTCGAGGTCACCTCGGCGCTGCTGATCACTGCGGCGCTCGGCGCGATGATGCTGGCGCACCGGGAGCGCGTCGTCCGCCGGCTCACCCAGCGCCAGCTGGCGATCCAGCGGTTCCACGGCGAGCAGCGGACCCCGCTGCCCGTCCCCGGTGTCTACGCACGTCACAACTCGGTCGACACCCCGGCCCTGCTGCCCGACGGCACGCCGGCTGAGTCGTCCATCCCGGTCCCGCTCGGCCAGCGCGGCGTGCGCCAGCAGACGCCGACCGAGCTCAAGACCGGACATGACGAGCTCGAGGGAGGCGACGCATGA